Below is a genomic region from Persicimonas caeni.
CCTCGAAGATCATCGAGCCCTGCATGTCCGTGTCGATGACGGTCTGGCGGTAATACCATTCGTCATCGGTCTGAAACATTTTCTTTTCGAGCTTGTCCGGCTGCGTGCGGTCAATATCGCCGACGTCTTGGGCACACCCTGCTCCCAGGGTTCCCACACACGCGGCGGCGACCAGGCTCGCAGCCATGGACCATCCACCAATTCGTCGCATCGAGTCCTCCTTCATCGGACTTTCTGAGCACTATGCTCTTCGTTGTGTGACATATCGTCGCAGCCAGAGCCGCGATCGGATTCTAACATCCGGATATAACTTCAAGATCCGTGCCACCGGCAAACAAGCCGGAGCTAATGGTTTTTTAAAGTCGCTACGTTCAACCGCATTAGGGGTTCAGTGTCAAGGGGCGTCTGCCTCTACACCCCTCCAGAGGGCGCTGAGCCGCCTCTCGCAGGGCCTGTGTGACATCTATGTGATCGTACTCCACCGCCGGCTTCTGCAGGCTGCGTTGCGAGCGCGTTAGATTTCGATCACCGCTGTACTGAGTACAACGAGATGGCCGAAAAATCGGATTTTACGTCATTGCATCGTTCTGCTATCGGGGTTGGCCCGGCAGCCTCTTGACTTAATTCAAGGGGTGTATTGGTTGAATGTATAGAAGATCGTGTGCTTTTTGCGCGCTGTTCCCGAGAAATTTCTACGGAGCGTTTGAATCCGGATAAGACTCGGGATAAATTGCCTGTGTTTGGTTTGCTTCCGAAGGTGAAGCCATGTCTGTTGTCAAATTGATGGTCTTGACTGCCATGTTCGCGCACTACCAAGCGGAAGGCAGCGTCGACATCCCGCAGGCCGAAGTCCCCCCTGTCCAGCAGGTGGGCCTGGCCTCGTGGTACGGTGCGGGCAATTGGCACGGTGAGATCACTGCCAACGGCGAAGATTTCGATCCGTCGAAGTTCACCTGTGCACATCGGTGGCTTCCCTTCAACACCGTCGTCCTCATCGAAAACCCGTCGAACGGTCGCCGCGTTTGGTGTCGCATCAACGATCGCGGCCCTTACGGCATCCGCACCCCCGAAGGGACGTGGACGTTCAAAGTGTCGAGTTCGCGCCACGAAAACTGGCGTGGGATTCTGGACATGTCCATCGCGACGGCCGAAGAGCTGGGCACCACCCAGGTCGGGCTGCAGAAGGTGCACTTGCGCTACTGGGCGCGCGAAGAGGACACCGGATTCGATCTCGCCGTACTCAATCCTTGAGCCAAGCGAAACGAATCGGCCAACCCCATGGATTCGAAACTTTTTTCTTGAGTTAATCCATCGATCCTCTATTACAGTAATGAGCCCGCGCGACATGAACGAGCGGGATGATTGCCCCACCTTTTCGATGTAAGCGACGTGATCGACGCAGTATCCGAAACGTCTCGCCTGCTCCTGGTCGTACTGCTCGCGGTCGGTTTGTCCGGCTGTCAGACTGTGCGCGGTATGCTCAAGCCCTACGTGTGCGATTGCTCCACAGGAGTGAGCAACACCACTGCACAAAATTGCCCGGCCCCCACCGACGCTGATGCCACGGGAGCAGCGAGCGCGCTGGCGATGTCGAAGGATACGGCAGCGACCGCGGTGGAGTTGGCACGAGCCGAAGCCCGTCTCGCAGCGGAGACGGAGAAGCCTTCCATTCGAACACTCGAGCGGCGAAAAAGGCAGGAACCCCAGCTCGACCCGCTCGAAACCATCAACCCCATCGTCTCCAAAGCATCGGTCGACACGACTGACGCCTCCCAAACCGATCGTCTCCAAGAGACCTTTGGGGTGGCGTTGCCGGAAGCTGATCAGGCTGTGGTCCTGACGGGAAACTTTTCGAAGCAGGAAGGCAACGAGCTGGTCGTGGTCCGTCCGGGCAAGCACTTGAGCGTCTACAGCGCCGAAGAGCGCATTGCTCGGCTCGACCTCGCCGGAGAGGCCGCCCCCAAAGAGTTCGGCGAGATGGGTATCGACACGACGTATGCCACGGCTCAGGCCGTACGCATGGTCGAGGACGGCACCCTCCAGGTGTTGATGCACTGGCGAGAGCAGAGCGAAGACGGAGAGATTTCTTATAAGGTCGGCCTCTACAAAGTAATCGGCCCGTTTGTCGGCCGCCTCTTCGAGCGCACGCTTGCCGTGGGCAAAGACGACGAGGACGAATTGGTGCGCCGAGGCGCCTACGAAGTGCTTCGAGGCGACTCACACCGTTTTCTTCGGTGGATCCCCGCCGACGACTCTGGACAACTGCTTACCGAGCAAGCGGTGGTTCTCAAGTGGAACCGCTGGGAAGGGGTCTACCGAAAACCCACCATCCCCCCGACCGCGCCCAAGCGCGACAAGTTGCAGTCGATGGCACCTGCCGGCACTGCGGCGGCGACGGTCGTTCAGCGCTGAGCTTGCCTAATCCAGGCGCTAGCCGTAGTCTTAATGCGTCAACGCGTAAGCTTGCCTGGAGGATACGTTGGTCTTCACAGTTCGTTGTTTCAAATGCGGTGAGAAGGATGTGCGATTGATCATGGGAGGCCGATCAATCATCCACGCCCGATGCCACGACTGCGGAGCGAACTTGCTCGCCGAAGTGATGGATTTTGAAGAAGAAGTCACCGGCGTGAACGCCAACCAACCGCCTCCTGACGATCCCCCTACCGCGCCGTCGCCCACGACCGCCGACCTCGAAGAGGCGTCTTCGACACTCGAAGAAGACACTCAAGCCGTCTCGCAGTCGTAAGTCGAGCTCCCCTGCCTGTCTGACTCTCAAAATAACTTATGCTTGGGGAGCTTCGTCGCGGCTGACGATCTCGACGGTATTGTGCTCGGCGTTCCAGCGCAGCCGCGGACAACTGCCGCCCTTCCCTTTGAGCAACGCCTCGGTGACCGGCGAGTAGAGGAAATCTGAGACGAGCTGCTCGATGCTGCGCGCGTCGGACATCTCCGCGGCACGTTCGATAAGCCGGTCGCGAAGAGAGGCGTCGAGCGCGATATCGAGCCGATATTCGCTGCGCATGGCATCCATGAACGAGTCGATGCGACGCTCGAGCAGCTCGATAGCCGGAGACTCACCGGCACCGCCCAATTCTCGGAAGGTCACTGCAGCGTCGATATAATCGCGCAGACGGCCCGCCAGCGCCTTGTCTAGCGCGTCGAAGGCCTTTTCGTTGTCGAGTGTCTTTGTACCGGCGTCGTTGTCGGCAAAACCAATCTTCTTGCCACCTCGGCCAGTCTCCGCGTTTACCGTCAGGATGAAGAGAGCGTTACGCACATCGGCGCGATGGCCTCGTGTGTCGACGATGTCGCCCTCTTCAACAAGCCGCAACATCCGTTCTTGGATACGCTCGTGGGCGCAGTCGAAGTCCTCGAGCAGAACCACGCTGCTCGGTCGACGGCGAAGCGGCGTCACGAAGAGATCTTCATCATCGTAGCCTACGTAGCCAGGCGGCGAGCCGATGAGCCGGCTCATGCTATGCGGCTCCTGGAAATCGGTCATGTCGAGACGCAACACGGCGGCCGAGTCGTTGAAAATCTCCTCGGCGAGCGCGCGCGCCAGGGTCGACTTGCCGACCCCGGGAGGTCCCACGAAGAGCAAAACAGCCATCGGGCGGTTGCGGTTGGCGTTGCGAAGCCGACTGCTGACGAGAGCGTGGGCGACCTGGGTGATCGCGAGATCTTGGCCTACGACCGACTCCCCCAGCCTCTCCTCGATGCCTACCCACCAGTTGATTTCGCCCCGTAGCAAGCGGTCCAGCGGAATCCCCGTCTTCAGGAAGACTTGGCGAGCGACGTCATCACGCGTGACCAGCTGAGAGGACTCGGCATCCTCTTCACCGTCTTCGGCACCGACCAAATCGTTGGCGCGAGCGATACACGCGTCCATCAGCAGCTTCTTCGATTTATCGGGCAGTCGCTGCTCGGGCAGGTATCGCACCGACAACTCGATGGCTGACTCGATAGCCGTTTCGTCGACGTCGACATCGTAATCGGCTTCCAAATCGGGGATGAGCGCCTCGAGGATCTTGGCGACGACCTCATGGGCCGGCTCCTTGATCTCGATACGCTCGAAGCGACGCTTGAGTGCCGGATCTTGCTCGATCCATCGGTGGTATT
It encodes:
- a CDS encoding septal ring lytic transglycosylase RlpA family protein, which codes for MSVVKLMVLTAMFAHYQAEGSVDIPQAEVPPVQQVGLASWYGAGNWHGEITANGEDFDPSKFTCAHRWLPFNTVVLIENPSNGRRVWCRINDRGPYGIRTPEGTWTFKVSSSRHENWRGILDMSIATAEELGTTQVGLQKVHLRYWAREEDTGFDLAVLNP